CATGCCGAACAGATTTCTCTCCTCGAAAAAGTGCAAAACGCAGTATTGGTAGAACAATCTATCCTAATTGAGCCAGAAACGAAGGTATGTCCCAAGTGTGGTCAAAAGCTGAAGAAAAATGGTCATCGCACGTCCGAGTTACATGCTGTTTTTAGCAACCATGAAGTAAGTATCCAGAAACATAAATGTAAGAATCCAGTATGTAACTGGCAGAGTTCTCCGACAGTGACATCTTTATTTGGGACGAGTATTCATCCTGACTTGGCTAAACTTTAGTGCGAACAAGGAGCCTTGTACAGTTATCGAGAAGCTGAAAATAATTTAGAGAGAATTAATTGTAAACCTCGTGAAATTAATAACCATACTCAAGTCAAACGCATCACTAGTCAAGTTGGAGAAGTTTTAGCGACTCAGAATTTTCAAATGCCTGCTGAGCCAGAATGTGCGGCTCCAGCTACTGAATTAATTGTACAAGTAGATGGCGGGCATATCCCGACGGCTGAGAGACAGAAACGGAGCTTTGAAGCACTGGCAGCCATTGTCTACAAACCAGAGAACATTAAAGAGATTGATAGAAACCATAGGCGGATAGTTGATAAAACCTGTGTCTCCTCAGACGAGCCAGACTAGTTAAAAACTATCAAAATAATTGACATATTGGCACAGATCTTCGGAGGATAGCTTGCAGCCAGATTACGTGCTAGATGGGCAGCGGTTCGACACGCTGGAGGAGTTTTACGCGCCCAGTCGGATAATAGAGACTGAAAAGACTGTAGTGTAAACAATTACAGTCGATCCTGAAGATTAACCCTTTATTCCCCTGCAGCCCAGTGCTCGCGCCAGATATCTGCATCCATATACTGTACGCTTGCCCTCATTGCGGCTTTTTCGTCTTCGGGGCGATCCCCGATATACCAGAGCCTTTCTCGCAGTTATTGCCGCTGGAGACTACTTGAGTGGAGACTCGTCGTAGTGTGCCAGCAGATCACCTATATCTTGGTAGATGGCAATGCACCCTGCCTGACGTAAGTTTTCTGCTGAGAAACCACCAGAAAGTACACCAATCGTGCGCAGGTTCACCTTGCCTGCAGCTTCTGCGTCATAGGGTGTATCGCCCACAACAATCACATGATTGGGAGCAATGTCACCTAACTTATCCAGCGTGACAAAGAAGATATCCGGCTCTGGCTTAGACGATGCCACTTCAGTGGTAGTGGTTGCAGCATCGACCAGATCTTCAACATTCATGATCTGTTTGTAGGTTGCCACATCGTCCTTTGTAGCAGAGGAAGCCAGAGCGATCCGTTTGCCGTCTGCTTTGATTCGCAAGAATAACTCACGCACTTGAGGAAAAGCTTTTATCCGGGAATGATATTCACGCTTGTAGAGTTCCCTGCGGTAATCTCGCATCCGTTCGCCTTTAGTGGGGCTTTGACCATCATCTGATTCATTGAGTTGTTCAAGCGAGAAAAAGACTGGCATTAACTTGTCACTCCCTTTACCGATCTGGGAGCGGATCTGCTTATAAGGAATCTGATGACCAAAGTGTTGGAAGGTTCTCTCCCATGACTGCGCGTGAAAGTCAACAGTATCAACCAGTGTTCCGTCAATATCGAAAATTACAGCTTCGAGCACCAATTGCTTACCCTGATATTAAGTAGTAAAACGTTGATCTACATTGCAGCAGAATTAGCAGTAGAAATGTTCTTCCAAAAGTTGGGTATCGTGACGTGAGGGGGACGGAAAATGTACACAAAAAACTTGAAATCCTACTGTCAAGGGTTTTAATCGGAGCACTCGTGGCTTAACGCGCGTGCCATTCGGGGTAGTGAGCAATCGCCTTATCCGCCCCTTTGATAATTTTTCCACCTGTAAATTATCCGTTGATGTCGGTAAACTGAGAGAACAGCTCTAAAAGGGTAGGAGCGAACGGCAGCAGGAGTTAAGTATGAGAGCAAAAGTGGAAATTGTGATTCGCTCTGGAAGCAGGGAATATCATGAGCCAACTTGCTCCACATGAAATAGATTTAGGGACTCAAAGCTTGGATGACATTGAGGGAGCAGTGGAGACATGGAAACGACAAGCACTGCCAGAAATAGAAGCCAGCTTGTTAACTGAGGCTCAAAAGCAGTTTACCCAAGAGATAAAAAAACCAGAAAGCCAGTTGTAACGGCACACGACTGGTGTGGATTAAGGCGTTACACGGAAAGTTCGTGTTCTGTTTACAAAAATACCAATTTGATGCACGAGAAACAAACTATTTGACTTTAACAAACGAATTGCAAAAAGGCTATGTGAGTTCAAGATTGCAAGAGCTATGTAGCTACTATAGCAATCGTATGAGCTATGAAGAAGTAGCTCTTTTAGTGGAGCGAACCAGTAGAGAAAGGTTATTAAGTAACCGGAATATTGGGCAAATTGTAAGTGCTAAAGCCCTAGAAATTAGCCCAGAGATTTACAAAAGTACCAGAGCAACTTTAGCTGAAAATAACGATGATGTGCTCCCAGTGAATCCCATTGTAGATATTTACAATCCTCAAGAAAAAGAAATTCTTGTATTTGATGATGGGATTCAAGGTCATTGCGTCAAAAAACCGAACGCCAAGAGGCAAAAGATGAAGATAAGAGCCAAAAGCATATAAGCAATAAAACTCCAGCTATTACTACAGATATTGTCATTCTACAAAAAGCGACTGCTGGATTTGAGTACATAGCCGCTCCTATTAATACACAAGGTGAAGATTTACTAAATTTAGCTCGTATTGTTAAAGCTAAAGTCATCCAAGAGTATGGAAGTCAAACTTTCCCATTAAATTTAGTAGCAATTACTGATGGAGCCAGAACTATCCGTCATCGGTTTCTCACTATTTCTTGTGTAGCAGTTACCATCATTTTAGATTGGTATCACCTGAGCAAGAAGTTTCGAGAGATGATGTCCATGATTGCTGCCAATAAGCTTGAGAAAGTAAAGCATTTAAAATTCTTACTAGCGCAATTATGGCAGGGCAATACTGCTATTGCTCTTGAATATTTGAAACACCAGCTTAAGGCTAGAAATCCCGATAAGTGGCACGAGTTGATTGGCTATTTGGAAAAACATCAACACGAAATTATCAACTACAAACGCCGGAGTCAAGCTGGTAAAACTATATAGCGCTCCTAAATCAGTTGTGGGAAACAGGCATAGGTAAAAAGCTTTGGAAAGTCAAAGGTTTGGCGGTGAGTAACAAACTCAAATAGGAACTTAACGACATCAAACGATTTACACAAGTGGTAGTACTCTCGAATGAATCGCTTTGCCTGCAACCAAATATCTTCAATCGGGTTCTGCCTGGGATCATTTGGAGCAAAGCGAATGCAAGTGATTTTCCAGTTGGATTCATCAAGTCCTTGATTGAGCGATTCCAGGTAGGTTCTGACCTGTTGGGAGCGATGGTAGGTGGCTCCATCCCAAATCAAGGCAATGCGGCTGTTGGGATATTGGCTGAGCAGATACTGGAGAAAGGCAATCGTGCCCTCGGAATTGCCAGCCGCCGCTGCTTGAATCAGGCACTGTGGGTGTAAACATTCACGGCCCCATAGTAAGTCTGCTTGCTGCATTCGTTCACGATAGGAACCTCGATGCGTTCGTCCGTTTTGCGCCACACATACCCACACAAGTCTCCCCACAGCAAATGGCATTCATCCTCAAACAAGACTATCAACTCTCCACAAAGGATTTCGTGCCGATGAGCCTCCAACCAAGCGCTAATCTCCTGTTTTTTTCTCTACCAACTCTGGGTCTGCCTTCGGATTTCGCTTTTGTGTTTTCTTCCAGCTAATCCCTGCTTGCTCAAACAACGTGTAGTAACTTTGCTTGGAGTCAAACACTACCTCATACTCCTGCTCAATGTACCCTTGCACTTCGGCAAGATTCCAGTAGTTCTTGCTCTTTAACCAGGTAATCACGGACTGCCGTTGCTCAGGTTCTAGATAACCGAGTGATCCAAGGTACCCCAGTTTCAACCCGGATACCCATAAGTGTTCGTATCGCCCAGTCCATTTGCTAATGAAGTCTGAACTCACCTCTAAACTTTCCCCAATTTCTCGATGCTTGTACCCTTTAAGAAACATCTCGACGGCTACCGCTCGCTTAAGTTCACGCGCATCTGGGTTGGAGTGAATGAATGAATTCAAGTCATCTAGCATAGAGCCATTCTCAGACGTGTTTTAATCCCCTCTAGATTCTCACAACTGACTTGGGATTGCTATATCTTCCCCTGCCCGTTTCCCGCAACTTTCATTGGCTAAATCTTGCACGTAACATCAGACTACACGAAAGATGGATTTCGTGGAATAGAAGACTCAAAGCATTGATTTATCGTTGGCTGGACGAACAAGTTTTGCCCACTTAATCAAAACTTATCAATTGAGCGCGACCCGTTCTACGAGAGAATCAGGTTTCCAGCTAGTTCAGATAATTTCTGCTTATGCTATCGCTGCTATCGCTGATTTCGGCTATAATTGGCTATCTTTGATGAGTCAATGATAGCAGGGTAAGCAGGGATGGCAGAGTCACCAATGGTTGGGGCGAGAGTTCCTCAGGATTGGCAGCAACAAATCCAGGCGATCGCCAACGCCTCTGGGCGCAAGGAGGAAGCCGAGGTAGTGCGGGAGGCTCTAGCTCAGTATCTAGGTAAAACCGATCTAGGTAGCGTCAAGGGAGAGATCGCTGATTTGCAGGACAGGGTATCTAGCCTAGAGCGGAAGCTGATAGGGCTAGGGCAACTCGTGGGATGAACTTATGAAGAGATACTTGCTATCGGGGTGACAGATAGTCTGCAAATTTTGCGGGCATGACTATTTCTCGCTAAGTCGCGCCCAACTGAATACAGGGGTTGCTGAATTCTTCAACCTTGCTTGGGCTAACGAGAGCCTACTTGGTGTGCGAACAGTGCGGTCACATCCATTGGTTTCGATGTATGTCCTTGGGATAACAAACTGACAGAATCCAACAACTGAATTGTAAGAATAATCTTATGCTGGATATCAAATATATCAATAGTGCTTTTTCTCCTGCACAGGAAATCCTAAATCCTCAATCATTTGTTGGCAGAAAAGAGCAGATTAAAAATGGGATGTTATGTCTTAATAATCCAGGTTCTTTTATGTCGATATATGGACTTCGTGGTGTAGGAAAACCATCCATAGCACATCAGATAGAATTAATTGCTCAAGGCGATCTGACTTTACCGAGAATTTTAAGCTTAAAAAATTTTATTCCCAGGGGAGGGTTTAACTTTTTAACGCACTACACAAAAGTAGATAGCTTTACTACAAATGTTCAGGATATAATTAAGAGAATTTTATTTGGAGATAATAACAGCTCTTCTCTTTTTTCTTTAACAAACTTGGGAGAAAGGCAACTAGATTCTATCAAAAAAGTATTTGGTTCTGAAGGTGGAGGAAAATTTTTGGGTATACAATTAGGAGCAAAATCTTCGGAAGAAAAAACTACAAGTCCTATATATCAGATGACTTAACTCAGCAATTTAAACGACTTCTTGGAACTATTCAAAAAGACAATCAAAATAGATCTGGGTTACTTATATTAATTGATGAATTTGACACTTTAAAAGACAAGTCTGGGTTTGCGTCTATTATAAAAACTTGTTCGTCATCCTTCGTGAAATTTGGGATTATTGGAATTGCATCTGCTATTACAGAGCTAGTTGACGATCATTCATCTATTGGAAGGCAGATTGAATCAATAGAAGTAGACAGAATGCCAAATATTGAATTACAAGACATTTTGGCTAAAGCTGAATTTCAGGTTAGAAAAGAAATTGTTTTTGATGAGAAATCTCAGATTTAAATTGTGGATAAAGCTGAAGGTTTTCCTTATTTTGTTCATTTGCTTGGTAGAGAAGCTATGTTAATGGCTTTTGAGCTAGGTCAAAAGACTATTGACGCAAAAATAGTATCTTCACTTAGTGAAAAAATTGCTAATGGCAGATTAAGAACTATATACGAGAACATTTATCATGCTGCTGTCAAAAATTCACCGCAAAGAGAACTTCTTCTCAAAACATTTTCTGAAATCGAAGAGGACGAAATGTACACCGAAAATGTTTATCGATTAGTGAAAGAGCTAGGTATAACTAATCCATCACAACTAATGAAAGAGCTGACTGCGCCGGAAAAAGGTGCGCCAGTCCTAATGAAGATTAGAGAAAAATATTATCGGTTTTCTGACCCAGTTTTTAAGACCTATGCAAGACTTAGGAACTGGAAATACTAAGTTTTAATAACCGAAAATATTTCTCATCAAAAATCAGCACAGGCGATGCCACTGAACTATTGGGCAAGTGGGTACAACTAAAGTATTAGTTTTGTTGCCGGGGCAGAACTGCTCCACTAGTTGGTAAAACACTTCAGGCTTGCGCGCGTGTTCAGTTCTAGGCGTAATGCTGGAGAAAGTGTCACCAGGTGCTAAGTCATTAAAAGCTTTGCTCTAAGTGGCTTTTAGCTGCTAATCATCTAATACATACAAAACTTTACATGGTTCTTCTTTTCAACAGTGCCGGAACATTTCTCTCAAAATAAGAGAAATTGATGAAGTTTTGGCATCAAACTAGGAGAGATGAGGACAAGTTCCAACCCCAAGAATAAGATCGGAACTTTGTATATCTGCGTGGGCACTTCATGACAGACTCCCTAGTATGACACTAAGATCAGCAGTGACAGCTTTTCTCGGCATCGTCACCAAGGTCTCTCGCCTGTCCGCTTCGATGACTGGTTATGCCGTGCCCCTGACTGCATCTGCTATCACTTTGCGTGGTGCTAGTAAACCAAGGACAATTGCCACCAATATCAATGCTGGAACGTCGCCGAGAAGGTGCACACGTTCTGCAGGGTCAATCACTGCATGTACCGCCATGATCACTCCATGGACAATACTCGACCAGACGGTAAACCAAATTAAACTCAGATGCGCTTCTGGTTTTCGAGAAGCCCATAGCAAGAAGATACCGAGCGTCGCATAAATCCCGATAATCATCTGTTCGTATTCGTATTGACGTGGTTGCCATAACCAGCTGGCAGGCCAGATTCTTGTCAACGGATAGATAAGGAGAAAAGCAATTCCAACAACGACAAGAGCAATTCGCAAGTACCGATGACTTTCATCCATTGCTCCAACCTCCTACTATTTTTAGGATATTTTCTATCAATGGGATGCCTATTTGTCATGCTATCTTTGCTAGTGCCATTCAACTTTGGAGTGTTAGGAATTGTCATGTTCCTCGTGAAATCGGAACTACATAAAGTTTTGCATCTTTCGATAGAGAATAGCTAAAAGCTAGTCATAATAACCATTCCAGAACTTTGGCACTTCATGACAGCTTCTCTAGGGCGTGTCTGCAAACCATAAAAAAGTGCCCGTACCGGGCATAAGTTAGACTGCAAATTCTTGTCGCGCTCTTTGCATAACAGATTGTACATACTCGGCTTTACCACTAGTGTAAGCCTCGCGATCAGTTGCAAATCGTTGCGCTAAGTCACGCTTGAGGTCGGCATAGCG
This window of the Chroococcidiopsis sp. CCMEE 29 genome carries:
- a CDS encoding HAD family hydrolase, whose protein sequence is MLEAVIFDIDGTLVDTVDFHAQSWERTFQHFGHQIPYKQIRSQIGKGSDKLMPVFFSLEQLNESDDGQSPTKGERMRDYRRELYKREYHSRIKAFPQVRELFLRIKADGKRIALASSATKDDVATYKQIMNVEDLVDAATTTTEVASSKPEPDIFFVTLDKLGDIAPNHVIVVGDTPYDAEAAGKVNLRTIGVLSGGFSAENLRQAGCIAIYQDIGDLLAHYDESPLK
- a CDS encoding transposase, translated to MPFAVGRLVWVCVAQNGRTHRGSYRERMQQADLLWGRECLHPQCLIQAAAAGNSEGTIAFLQYLLSQYPNSRIALIWDGATYHRSQQVRTYLESLNQGLDESNWKITCIRFAPNDPRQNPIEDIWLQAKRFIREYYHLCKSFDVVKFLFEFVTHRQTFDFPKLFTYACFPQLI
- a CDS encoding winged helix-turn-helix domain-containing protein; its protein translation is MLDDLNSFIHSNPDARELKRAVAVEMFLKGYKHREIGESLEVSSDFISKWTGRYEHLWVSGLKLGYLGSLGYLEPEQRQSVITWLKSKNYWNLAEVQGYIEQEYEVVFDSKQSYYTLFEQAGISWKKTQKRNPKADPELVEKKTGD
- a CDS encoding DUF6632 domain-containing protein — encoded protein: MDESHRYLRIALVVVGIAFLLIYPLTRIWPASWLWQPRQYEYEQMIIGIYATLGIFLLWASRKPEAHLSLIWFTVWSSIVHGVIMAVHAVIDPAERVHLLGDVPALILVAIVLGLLAPRKVIADAVRGTA